The Polaribacter sp. MED152 region GATGAATAATTAGTTGACAAAGGCATTTTTACTCCTTGTTTATCAACATAATAAACCTCATCATCATTTAAAATTCTAGCTACAGGCTCTCGCTGTTTTACTACAGATTTTAGCCTACCATCTATGGTTAAAAAAACATCTGCTTTTTCAACATATGGATTTTTTGATAGATTATTTTCTAGAACATATAAATCTATCACAGATTTTGCTTGGTTTTGTATACTTTCTGTATTTTGTATTAACAATTTATTAACCATTGAATAGGTCAGAAAATTATTCTCTCCTTTATCAAATTCTATAACTGGCTCACCTATTTTTACAACATTATTTCTCTTACCAGAAAAGCTATACAAAAAAGCTAAACTAGCTGTAAGTACTACAAAAAACAGGTATTTCAAAACTCTTTTAAACTTCATTTTCTTGTAAATTTAAAAGTTGATCTGTAACCTCATTTGTTAGAACACCAATATCACCTGCACCTAACATTGCAATTATTTTTGCTGATGATTGTTTAATATCTTTTATAGTATTTTTCTTTTCTGCTATTTTTTTCTGCTTGCTAGTAATTTTTCCCAGCAACCACTCTGAAGTGACATTTGGAATTGGTTCTTCTCTTGCTGGATAGATATCTAGCAAAATAACCTCATCGAATTTAGAAAGTGCCAATGCAAAATCATCTACAAAATCTTTAGTTCTAGAAAA contains the following coding sequences:
- a CDS encoding cell division protein FtsQ/DivIB, with protein sequence MKFKRVLKYLFFVVLTASLAFLYSFSGKRNNVVKIGEPVIEFDKGENNFLTYSMVNKLLIQNTESIQNQAKSVIDLYVLENNLSKNPYVEKADVFLTIDGRLKSVVKQREPVARILNDDEVYYVDKQGVKMPLSTNYSSRVLLVSGVENDDEIAEILPLILKIEGDDFLHKEVVGIVKSSENEYQFSVRSGDYKIDFGNLSEMDVKFKKLKAFYNKTFEDKTIQNYKTINVKYHNQVVCTK